Proteins encoded within one genomic window of Halocatena marina:
- a CDS encoding methyl-accepting chemotaxis protein, whose amino-acid sequence MVLGIGVPIGIGTIVVTGRSESEIFIAMVGGVMFGALLGMIIVSRTMGAIEELMDKVETDMDPEAFASTAEQSGLVGRLASMLKGTQSLRRRTTNAERTVLEYQVAVQECADGDLTRRLNTDVQSEELSALATGINEMLADLEDTIGSLTNFANEVATYSQEVRMSTEEVRDGSEQVTASIRDISENAERQLQGLTVASSEMDEFSTTVEGIAASSNEVAELSERTVETGRQGREAAQTAIESMNQIENESVETVEEIERLEAEVEHIDELIDFITEIAEQTNMLALNANIEASRAGEYGDGFAAVANEIKALAERTKDAAADIEGRLAEIQEQTDRTVTEVQETSEQIADNADSVENAVNALDEIATLAQETNSGVQAISQTTEREVETTQEVAKMVEGAAETATTISDETTAESETVAAAAEAQTTALEQIALSAADLADRATHLSTTLGDFDAAVAGDFGFETEGPPESTDARHDGDVNTFLKNAD is encoded by the coding sequence ATGGTGCTCGGTATTGGTGTGCCGATAGGGATCGGTACAATCGTCGTGACTGGACGATCTGAGAGTGAGATCTTCATCGCGATGGTAGGAGGAGTCATGTTCGGCGCCTTGCTCGGGATGATCATTGTCTCCCGAACGATGGGAGCGATCGAAGAGCTGATGGACAAGGTCGAGACAGACATGGACCCTGAGGCATTCGCGTCGACAGCAGAGCAATCCGGACTAGTCGGCCGGTTAGCATCGATGCTCAAGGGCACCCAGTCCTTGCGGCGGAGAACCACCAATGCCGAGCGAACAGTTCTGGAGTACCAAGTGGCGGTTCAGGAGTGCGCAGATGGCGACTTGACCCGCCGACTCAACACAGACGTCCAGAGCGAGGAACTCTCTGCTCTGGCAACCGGTATCAACGAGATGCTCGCTGATCTTGAAGATACGATCGGGAGTCTGACTAATTTCGCAAACGAGGTCGCCACCTACAGTCAGGAGGTGCGGATGAGTACCGAGGAAGTGCGTGACGGAAGTGAGCAGGTGACAGCATCTATCCGTGACATCTCCGAAAACGCAGAACGCCAGCTTCAGGGACTCACGGTCGCCTCGTCCGAGATGGACGAATTCTCAACAACAGTTGAAGGGATTGCTGCCTCATCGAACGAGGTCGCGGAGCTCTCAGAGCGGACGGTCGAAACAGGCCGACAAGGCCGTGAAGCCGCCCAAACGGCAATCGAGAGCATGAATCAGATAGAAAATGAGTCAGTAGAGACAGTCGAAGAGATCGAGCGCCTCGAAGCAGAGGTCGAGCACATCGATGAGCTCATCGACTTCATTACCGAAATTGCAGAGCAGACGAACATGCTGGCGCTCAACGCGAATATTGAGGCCTCACGTGCAGGTGAGTACGGCGACGGATTCGCGGCCGTCGCAAACGAGATCAAGGCGCTTGCCGAGCGGACCAAGGATGCAGCCGCGGACATTGAGGGGCGACTGGCAGAGATACAAGAGCAGACAGATCGGACGGTAACAGAGGTTCAAGAAACAAGCGAACAGATCGCGGACAACGCTGACTCCGTCGAAAACGCGGTCAATGCACTGGACGAAATTGCTACCCTTGCACAGGAGACGAACTCGGGCGTTCAGGCGATCAGTCAGACGACCGAACGAGAGGTCGAGACCACACAGGAAGTCGCCAAGATGGTCGAAGGAGCCGCAGAGACGGCCACAACGATCAGTGATGAGACCACCGCCGAGTCCGAAACTGTCGCTGCTGCTGCTGAGGCACAGACGACTGCGCTCGAACAGATCGCACTGAGCGCAGCCGATCTGGCCGACCGAGCAACCCACCTCAGCACGACATTGGGTGATTTCGACGCAGCCGTCGCCGGAGACTTCGGATTCGAGACCGAGGGGCCTCCGGAGAGCACCGACGCCAGACACGATGGCGACGTGAACACATTTCTAAAGAATGCTGACTAA
- a CDS encoding winged helix-turn-helix domain-containing protein, whose product MSTDDTHDDSSTDAERGERSVRERIEQSAATGELDEGIIDLLTWVLDTDTRARIYLYLRKQPSSTSDEIATGTGLYPSTVREALAALHDEGNVLRQKRELNGAGNNPYEYESISPRELVLDVVEQVQETLNMVFTLDERLEDRECDDTPVSITVDENVRANDD is encoded by the coding sequence ATGTCCACGGACGACACGCACGATGATTCCAGTACAGATGCAGAACGAGGAGAGCGTTCCGTCCGCGAGCGGATCGAGCAGAGTGCAGCCACCGGGGAACTCGATGAAGGAATCATCGACTTGCTTACGTGGGTGCTCGACACCGATACCCGTGCTCGCATCTATCTGTATCTCCGAAAGCAACCAAGTTCGACGAGCGACGAAATCGCAACGGGAACAGGACTGTATCCGAGCACGGTTCGAGAGGCATTAGCTGCACTCCACGATGAGGGGAACGTCCTCCGGCAAAAGCGCGAATTGAATGGTGCCGGCAACAACCCCTACGAGTACGAATCTATTTCACCGAGAGAACTTGTCCTCGACGTTGTCGAACAGGTACAAGAGACGTTGAACATGGTGTTCACGCTCGATGAACGACTCGAAGATCGTGAGTGTGACGACACTCCCGTTTCCATCACGGTCGATGAAAATGTGCGTGCAAACGATGACTAA
- a CDS encoding geranylgeranyl reductase family protein, translating to MYDFIVVGAGPAGSRFARGAAERDRDVLVFEQGEIGRPLACSGHVSTDIWDYVPDSAHDELFQNEIYGARFHVGGPETDGEAFYKHESVSNAIDRVGLDKTLARTAVEAGADVRDHHTVTAVRERHDHVAVVVKGPSGTETHKARMVVGCDGPRSRVRSECDLPQPGEFLHGVLGFDSTPDHQDFVDVHLSVPKFFAWRIPRGDAGVEYGLAVAPSASVPDRFSAFCDAYGVDVSHRCSGAIPIGPPRRVTGRRSLLIGDAAAQTKPFTGGGILYGMRAADHAAREIDPEQPGTLGDYERAWRDDLSNEIRLGHWVRRAYSLPTPIQSLGLQALSGEIGVHMDRPSTLFSREQMRTLLSQSNR from the coding sequence ATGTATGACTTCATCGTGGTGGGGGCTGGGCCGGCTGGTTCGCGCTTCGCTCGCGGTGCTGCGGAGCGCGATCGTGACGTACTCGTCTTCGAGCAAGGGGAAATCGGTCGGCCGCTCGCCTGCTCAGGTCACGTCAGCACGGATATCTGGGACTACGTTCCCGACAGCGCCCACGATGAGCTATTTCAGAACGAAATCTATGGAGCACGGTTTCACGTGGGCGGACCGGAAACGGACGGAGAAGCATTCTACAAGCACGAGAGCGTCTCAAATGCCATCGACCGCGTTGGGCTGGATAAGACGCTCGCGCGCACAGCGGTTGAGGCGGGTGCAGACGTACGCGACCACCACACAGTCACAGCGGTGCGCGAGCGCCACGATCACGTTGCAGTCGTTGTGAAAGGGCCAAGTGGCACAGAGACCCACAAGGCTCGGATGGTCGTGGGCTGTGATGGACCACGTTCGCGCGTTCGTTCCGAGTGTGATCTTCCCCAGCCTGGTGAGTTTCTCCACGGAGTCCTCGGATTCGATTCGACACCAGACCACCAGGACTTCGTTGATGTCCACCTCAGCGTTCCAAAGTTCTTTGCGTGGCGGATTCCGCGTGGTGATGCTGGCGTCGAATACGGTCTCGCAGTCGCCCCCAGCGCAAGCGTTCCGGACCGATTCTCTGCGTTCTGTGATGCATACGGCGTCGACGTATCGCACCGCTGCTCGGGGGCGATTCCCATCGGACCGCCGCGCCGAGTGACAGGTCGACGGAGCCTCCTCATCGGTGATGCTGCAGCGCAGACGAAGCCGTTCACCGGTGGTGGGATTCTCTATGGAATGCGAGCAGCCGACCACGCTGCCCGTGAGATTGACCCAGAGCAACCGGGAACGCTCGGTGACTACGAACGCGCGTGGCGGGACGACCTCAGTAACGAGATCCGTCTCGGTCACTGGGTGCGTCGCGCGTATTCGCTCCCAACACCGATTCAGTCGCTCGGGCTCCAAGCTCTCTCTGGGGAAATCGGTGTCCACATGGATCGTCCATCGACGTTGTTCTCGCGAGAACAGATGCGGACGCTGCTCTCACAATCGAACCGCTAA
- a CDS encoding DM13 domain-containing protein produces the protein MNRRTFIGAVGTIALGGGYLGYELFAPEPATRGNEEPSGGTVLKSGPFAGRADHECSGTVELVEDADGLFLQFREYQQTQGPDVFCYLTPAEDPDTSEEIDAGTKILIDDGADGGEITTVGTFSQRLPNGLKIADLSGVGIWCENFSVPFGAATLSRV, from the coding sequence ATGAACCGTCGAACGTTCATTGGCGCAGTTGGTACGATTGCGCTCGGCGGTGGATATCTCGGATACGAACTGTTCGCTCCGGAACCGGCAACACGGGGGAACGAGGAACCGAGTGGCGGAACAGTGCTCAAATCCGGACCGTTCGCCGGTAGGGCCGATCACGAATGTTCTGGGACGGTTGAACTCGTCGAAGACGCTGATGGATTGTTCCTCCAGTTCCGCGAGTATCAGCAGACACAAGGGCCCGACGTGTTCTGTTATCTCACACCAGCAGAGGACCCAGACACGAGCGAGGAGATCGACGCTGGGACGAAAATTCTCATTGATGATGGTGCAGACGGGGGCGAAATAACGACGGTTGGGACGTTCTCACAACGACTTCCAAACGGGTTGAAGATAGCTGATTTGAGTGGTGTCGGGATTTGGTGTGAGAACTTCTCGGTTCCCTTCGGTGCGGCGACGTTGTCACGGGTGTAG
- a CDS encoding pyridoxamine 5'-phosphate oxidase family protein produces the protein MAEDPFEYDTNEGPFEFNRHMTDDLPGSAGEHDLQELFETRERAKRFYEEAMNDSLTDRMQRFIRERIMFFLSTADANGETDCSPRFGPEGFVSVLDDNRLCYPEYRGNGVQASLGNMIENPHASFLFIDWWETTVGCHVNGRVELRDSIDGLTDPAGVDHRKVWVELHVEEAYIHCAKHVPKLSIEEFDPPWGTDDRDAKRAGYFSTE, from the coding sequence ATGGCCGAGGACCCGTTCGAGTACGACACAAATGAGGGCCCGTTCGAATTTAATAGACACATGACCGACGATTTGCCCGGCAGTGCGGGCGAGCACGACCTTCAGGAGCTATTCGAGACACGCGAGCGGGCCAAGCGATTTTACGAGGAGGCGATGAATGATTCTCTCACAGATCGGATGCAGCGGTTCATCCGTGAGCGGATCATGTTCTTTCTCTCAACCGCCGACGCGAACGGAGAGACAGACTGTTCGCCCCGATTTGGTCCAGAAGGATTCGTCAGTGTTCTCGACGACAATCGCCTCTGTTACCCTGAATATCGAGGTAACGGCGTACAGGCCTCGCTCGGAAATATGATTGAAAACCCGCACGCGTCGTTTCTGTTCATTGATTGGTGGGAGACAACTGTCGGCTGTCACGTCAATGGTCGAGTCGAACTCCGCGACAGTATCGATGGGCTCACTGATCCCGCTGGCGTTGACCACCGGAAAGTTTGGGTCGAACTCCATGTTGAGGAGGCCTATATCCACTGTGCAAAGCATGTCCCAAAACTCTCGATCGAGGAGTTCGATCCGCCGTGGGGCACAGACGATCGTGACGCGAAGCGTGCTGGTTATTTCTCCACAGAATGA
- a CDS encoding phosphopantetheine adenylyltransferase: MQVALGGTFDPVHDGHRDLFDRAFQLGDVTVGLTSDELAPQTRNEERYVRPFDARKRDLEHELKRFADRHDHEFEIRSLDEPTGIATESGFDSIVVSPETTQGAKEINSIRKERDLDPLEIVVVDHVEAADGERISSTRIVNGEIDEHGNITPNRQGRPPIREQ; encoded by the coding sequence ATGCAAGTCGCGCTAGGGGGCACGTTCGATCCGGTTCATGACGGGCACCGAGACCTGTTCGACCGGGCATTTCAACTCGGCGACGTTACAGTCGGACTCACGAGCGATGAGCTGGCTCCCCAGACCCGCAACGAAGAGCGCTATGTGCGCCCGTTCGACGCGCGAAAGCGCGATCTCGAACACGAACTCAAACGGTTTGCCGACCGCCACGACCACGAGTTCGAGATCCGATCACTTGATGAACCGACCGGTATTGCGACCGAATCAGGCTTCGATTCTATCGTCGTTTCTCCAGAAACAACGCAGGGCGCAAAAGAGATCAACAGCATCCGCAAAGAGCGTGATCTCGATCCACTCGAAATCGTCGTCGTCGATCACGTCGAAGCGGCTGACGGCGAACGCATCTCTAGCACACGAATCGTCAACGGCGAAATCGATGAACACGGTAATATCACCCCAAACCGACAAGGCCGACCACCGATCCGGGAACAGTAG
- a CDS encoding DUF5804 family protein, with amino-acid sequence MTRVHLVGTADCDLRSALLSRETARDALATYHLDQPYANTIAVETISLGAAVSLLNDLNWYLIRYTDASFVLEPSISDTEWLSRELATAVRTGAIDPHESSRYLMIYGVETGDEPRLVEPMFVTRAGETIPEYDLRDVEETLAVRVTESEFGA; translated from the coding sequence ATGACCAGGGTTCATCTCGTTGGGACGGCGGATTGTGATCTCCGTTCAGCGTTGCTTTCCCGGGAGACCGCCCGCGACGCGCTGGCGACGTACCATCTCGATCAACCCTACGCGAACACTATCGCGGTCGAGACAATCAGCCTCGGTGCAGCCGTTTCACTTCTCAATGACCTGAACTGGTATCTCATTCGTTACACCGATGCCTCGTTTGTTCTCGAACCTTCGATCAGTGACACAGAATGGCTCTCCCGGGAGCTTGCGACTGCGGTCCGCACTGGTGCGATCGATCCTCACGAGAGCAGCCGCTATCTTATGATCTATGGTGTCGAAACTGGCGATGAACCACGCCTCGTCGAACCGATGTTCGTCACGAGGGCCGGAGAGACGATTCCAGAATACGACTTGCGTGATGTAGAGGAAACGCTCGCTGTTCGTGTCACTGAGTCTGAGTTCGGGGCGTAA
- a CDS encoding heme NO-binding domain-containing protein: protein MHGILYKSLKEFVVDQYGRDTWNEIRAEASVGSKLYLPVSTYEDEELFELVRAAAAVIDQKAEDLLEPFGEIIAAQLLDAYGNLVSPDWTAIDLVEHTEEHIHTVLRTHNPELTPPELECQRQSDDRVIVRYQSERELCGVAIGIVRGVAAHYGETISVSEHRCMHSGDPYCEFIVSA from the coding sequence GTGCATGGAATTCTCTACAAGTCGCTGAAGGAGTTCGTCGTTGATCAGTACGGGCGTGATACGTGGAATGAGATCCGAGCAGAGGCGAGCGTCGGGTCGAAGCTTTACCTCCCGGTAAGCACGTACGAGGACGAAGAACTCTTCGAACTCGTTAGAGCAGCAGCCGCAGTCATCGACCAAAAGGCTGAGGACCTCCTTGAACCGTTCGGTGAGATCATCGCCGCGCAGCTTTTAGACGCGTATGGGAACCTCGTGAGCCCCGACTGGACGGCCATCGATCTCGTCGAGCACACTGAAGAACACATTCACACCGTACTCCGTACACACAACCCAGAACTGACGCCGCCGGAACTGGAGTGCCAGCGTCAGAGTGACGATCGGGTAATTGTCCGTTACCAATCGGAACGAGAACTGTGTGGCGTTGCAATTGGTATTGTTCGCGGTGTCGCCGCTCACTATGGGGAAACGATCTCCGTCTCCGAACACCGGTGTATGCACAGCGGAGATCCGTACTGTGAGTTCATTGTGAGTGCCTGA
- a CDS encoding response regulator has translation MSLRILLVDDSEYMRRRIAAALDDEYEIVAEAPNGAQAVKEYKINAGKIDIVLMDIVMAQANGIKATAAIKQIDPDARIVMCTSVGQRKKMKLAARAGADGYLVKPFADADIVDAINLVLA, from the coding sequence ATGTCATTACGAATCCTACTGGTGGACGACTCAGAATACATGCGGAGGCGGATTGCGGCCGCGCTGGACGATGAGTACGAGATCGTAGCCGAAGCTCCGAACGGAGCACAGGCCGTGAAGGAATACAAGATCAACGCTGGCAAGATCGACATTGTCCTCATGGACATCGTCATGGCGCAGGCGAACGGCATCAAGGCGACCGCAGCGATCAAGCAGATTGATCCAGATGCTCGGATTGTCATGTGCACGAGTGTCGGCCAGCGAAAGAAAATGAAATTGGCGGCCCGCGCCGGAGCGGACGGCTATCTCGTGAAGCCGTTCGCCGACGCGGATATCGTCGACGCGATCAATCTCGTCCTCGCATGA
- a CDS encoding glutamate--cysteine ligase, with protein sequence MTTDVGSAEAFERMGTLGIEEEFFVVDEYGRPTSGTDELVYESEPPTLLEDRLDHELFKCVIETQTPLIEHPGKAARTLSAVREALLEHAEQHGYGIASAGLHPAAKWRELEHAQKPRYRSQLDRIQYPQHRNTTTGLHVHVGVDDADKATWIANELRWHLPVMLALSANSPYWNGYDTGLASARAKIFEALPNTGMPTAFESFEEYIQLERLMIESGSIRDRGELWYEVRPHSEHGTVEVRTPDAQADIDRTLAFVEYTHALVMDYAERYEDRSVSNTKTNTSARSMPSATMGSPHRRETLDENKWRAMRHGHDASFIDRDGASVVDLGEVVERECDRLGISSLRRLYDEESGAEQQRRVRRETGLDGVCELLRI encoded by the coding sequence ATGACGACCGACGTTGGGTCTGCTGAGGCGTTCGAGAGGATGGGGACGCTTGGCATCGAAGAAGAGTTTTTCGTTGTTGATGAATACGGTCGTCCCACATCCGGGACAGACGAACTCGTTTACGAGAGCGAACCGCCAACGCTTCTCGAAGACCGACTCGATCACGAGTTGTTCAAGTGCGTTATCGAGACACAAACGCCACTCATCGAGCATCCGGGCAAAGCCGCTCGGACGCTTTCTGCGGTCCGTGAAGCGCTCCTTGAGCACGCCGAACAACACGGATACGGCATCGCTTCGGCAGGACTCCATCCGGCCGCGAAGTGGCGTGAACTTGAGCACGCACAAAAGCCGCGGTACCGATCCCAACTCGACCGTATACAGTATCCCCAGCACCGAAATACCACTACGGGTTTACACGTTCACGTCGGTGTCGACGACGCGGATAAGGCGACGTGGATCGCAAACGAGCTTCGCTGGCATCTTCCGGTGATGCTCGCACTCTCGGCGAATTCACCGTACTGGAACGGATACGACACCGGTCTCGCATCTGCACGAGCAAAGATATTCGAAGCACTCCCGAACACGGGGATGCCAACCGCATTCGAGTCGTTTGAGGAGTACATACAACTCGAACGGCTGATGATCGAGTCTGGCTCGATCCGCGACCGGGGCGAACTGTGGTATGAGGTTCGCCCCCATTCTGAACACGGGACTGTTGAGGTGCGCACCCCAGACGCACAAGCCGACATCGATCGTACGCTCGCGTTCGTTGAGTACACCCACGCGCTCGTCATGGACTACGCAGAGCGCTACGAGGACCGTTCTGTGAGCAACACGAAGACGAACACGAGCGCACGTTCGATGCCAAGTGCAACTATGGGTAGCCCCCACCGTCGTGAAACACTCGATGAGAACAAGTGGCGAGCAATGCGTCACGGTCACGACGCGTCGTTTATCGACCGCGACGGTGCGTCCGTTGTCGATCTCGGAGAGGTTGTCGAACGCGAGTGCGACAGACTCGGCATCTCCAGTCTTCGCAGATTGTACGACGAGGAAAGCGGCGCAGAGCAACAGCGGCGGGTTCGTCGAGAAACTGGTCTCGATGGGGTGTGTGAGCTGCTACGAATATGA
- a CDS encoding transcription initiation factor IIB family protein: MYSARDHVENEQWLSEIERAADSLDLEPSARSRAADLFLSTVPESDRSKQATLAASLYVGALIEGDRRSQKAVADAVGVARPTVQQRWKELIEEAGLKRPNW, encoded by the coding sequence ATGTATAGCGCGAGAGATCACGTCGAAAATGAGCAATGGCTTTCAGAAATTGAGCGTGCCGCAGACAGCCTCGATCTTGAACCGTCGGCACGCTCACGGGCTGCCGACCTCTTTCTGTCGACCGTCCCTGAATCAGACCGCTCAAAACAGGCCACCCTTGCGGCGAGTTTGTACGTCGGCGCACTCATTGAAGGCGATCGTCGATCACAGAAAGCCGTTGCCGATGCGGTGGGTGTCGCTCGGCCGACAGTACAACAACGATGGAAAGAACTCATCGAAGAAGCCGGACTCAAACGCCCGAATTGGTAG
- a CDS encoding chemotaxis protein CheW, with translation MSVSKPEPNSDAEAESSSNSNSAAAVTGASGNVEFVRVHIGSEAYVFELGCVNKLVRSPSLARVPRTPPTIAGVAEIQGNVTAAIDGRTLLETDNREGVTQRILVVFARMTHDQTAGILVDGIEGIETHPVDMIAPLNSTDEPEEPDGDWFKAVVDEKTWVFDPEQLTEAARRDSDQQVN, from the coding sequence ATGAGCGTGAGTAAACCCGAACCCAATTCAGACGCCGAAGCCGAATCCAGCTCCAATTCCAATTCCGCTGCTGCCGTTACCGGCGCTTCCGGGAACGTTGAGTTCGTCCGCGTTCACATCGGCAGCGAGGCGTACGTCTTCGAGCTGGGGTGTGTGAATAAACTTGTCCGCAGCCCCTCACTCGCACGTGTTCCCCGGACACCACCGACAATCGCCGGTGTGGCGGAGATTCAGGGGAACGTTACAGCAGCGATCGACGGGCGAACACTCCTCGAGACAGACAATCGTGAAGGAGTCACACAGCGAATTCTGGTGGTATTCGCCAGAATGACGCACGATCAGACGGCAGGCATACTCGTCGACGGTATCGAAGGTATTGAGACGCATCCCGTTGACATGATTGCGCCGTTGAATTCGACTGACGAGCCTGAGGAACCAGACGGTGACTGGTTCAAGGCCGTCGTTGACGAGAAAACGTGGGTGTTTGATCCAGAGCAACTGACCGAGGCAGCGCGCAGGGATAGTGACCAACAGGTGAACTGA
- a CDS encoding heme NO-binding domain-containing protein, protein MHGIVLKGLKDFVVTHHGHEAWQAIQTEAGLKGKIYVPVTEYPDEEVMTLVGAASSITDTDVPDLLEEFGQFLVTPLLETYGVHVNKDWTGLELVANVEKYIHTSLRAKEISAYTPPELQSGWIESDRVGIIYDSDRKLCHFARGLMVGIGQYFNDPLRIEEPSCMHNGDNQCRFVVSRAGTI, encoded by the coding sequence ATGCATGGAATTGTACTGAAAGGTCTCAAGGATTTCGTCGTCACCCACCATGGCCACGAGGCGTGGCAAGCGATCCAGACTGAGGCAGGACTCAAAGGAAAGATCTATGTCCCCGTGACAGAGTACCCGGACGAGGAAGTCATGACGCTCGTCGGAGCTGCATCGTCGATCACCGACACCGATGTGCCGGATCTCCTCGAGGAATTCGGGCAGTTTTTAGTGACACCACTGTTGGAGACGTACGGTGTGCACGTGAACAAGGACTGGACAGGACTCGAGTTGGTCGCTAACGTCGAGAAGTATATTCACACCTCCCTCCGAGCAAAGGAAATTTCAGCGTACACTCCGCCTGAGCTACAGTCGGGCTGGATCGAAAGCGACCGCGTTGGAATCATCTACGACTCGGATCGTAAGCTGTGTCACTTCGCGAGAGGTCTGATGGTTGGCATCGGTCAGTACTTCAACGATCCACTCAGGATAGAGGAACCGTCTTGCATGCACAACGGCGACAATCAGTGTAGATTCGTCGTGAGTCGGGCGGGGACAATATGA